The Lates calcarifer isolate ASB-BC8 linkage group LG14, TLL_Latcal_v3, whole genome shotgun sequence genome has a segment encoding these proteins:
- the cnpy4 gene encoding protein canopy 4, which produces MNVFVLVLFCICGFVTADEDERLPNKCEVCKFLSVELQEALERTARSKEVLEVGEVLDTGKRRRKIKYNTSETRLTEAMDNICERILQYNVHAERPGSLRYAKGASQTMTTLKNLVHKGVKVELGLPFELWDEPSVEVSDMKKQCETMLEEFEEVVEDWYFHHQDQRLENFFCQNHVLKTSEQECLNEVWKGDMGKKEGAAEVESDSAEEEGANDNTKEEQGKTREEL; this is translated from the exons ATGAACGTTTTCgtactggttttgttttgtatctgCGGCTTTGTCACAGCAGACGAAGACGAGAGGCTGCCGAATAAATGCGAAG tgtgtaaGTTCCTGTCAGTGGAGCTGCAGGAGGCTCTGGAGAGGACGGCTCGCTCCAAAGAAGTGCTGGAGGTTGGAGAAGTGCTGGacacaggaaagagaagaagaaagataaaATACAACACCTC ggAAACTCGGCTGACTGAGGCGATGGACAACATATGTGAGCGGATCCTTCAGTATAACGTTCATGCAGAGAGGCCTGGCAGCCTCCGATACGCTAAG GGTGCCAGTCAGACCATGACTACTCTGAAGAACCTGGTCCACAAAGGAGTCAAAGTGGAGCTGGGTCTGCCGTTTGAACTGTGGGACGAGCCCTCAGTGGAGGTGTCGGACATGAAAAAACAG tgtGAGACCATGCTAGAGGAGTttgaggaggtggtggaggactGGTACTTCCATCATCAGGACCAGAGACTGGAGAACTTCTTCTGTCAGAACCACGTCCTCAAGACATCAGAACAAG aaTGTCTAAATGAGGTGTGGAAAGGAGACATGGGGAAGAAGGAAGGGGCTGCAGAGGTGGAGAGCGACAGCGCTGAAGAGGAGGGAGCGAATGACAACACGAAGGAAGAGCAGGGAAAGACACGTGAGGAGCTGTGA
- the LOC108897062 gene encoding calpain-5 yields the protein MPEQVSNFQGQSFHKLRRACLRRGALFKDPLFPTTTQSLFYKRAPPPGLTWKRPREICKDPRLFVDGISTRDLHQGSLGNCWMVAAISCLASEPSLWKKVIPDHVEQEWNPKRPDLYAGIFHFRFWRLGRWMDVIVDDRLPVSADGALLFCRSATPREFWSALLEKAYAKLNGCYEALEGGNTAEALIDFTGGVSEPLSLDREALSRHSDHRRMFFQTLAKAHERKALITCSIRPAEGETVESVLDCGLVRGHAYGITAVRKLRLGERLLKTGEASRLFMVRMRNPWGTTDWTGAWSQRSQQWQQMSRAEREKMGLVVRDVGEFWMDFEDFCHYFTDVVVCRLVERALLWPSSHWREARCYGEWTPAPSTPGSPQSTVLHSNYPLTLGKSNVKPGGTERRGNRKEARLGESQQEGRRRGRCERDKDAKKAIKEDDDGGGNGGWEAQVDKRSRCGGCINHRETFLHNPQFMFEVRSKEEEVLICLQQEDRRIQRKDGGGENLPIGFEVLKVEVNRCSRVQCVVEQAASSVYMDSRSVTLRATLAPGRYVVLPTTFLPGATGRFLLRLFSHSPVRLRELREDLPSPSVFQCFLPQPTVVTTVHLRRASGLSPPKQTAPDVYAVVRCENDTIRTRVFKAEGNPEFNLRAIFYRRYPDTHISVELWSRGLLWDSVLGTARLQTALSERSRSHVIDLRGGQFRSGHRGCVYVETSSSVCLTDL from the exons ATGCCTGAGCAAGTGAGCAACTTCCAGGGTCAGAGCTTTCACAAGCTGAGGAGGGCCTGCCTGCGTCGGGGAGCCCTCTTCAAGGACCCCCTgttccccaccaccacccagtCCCTGTTTTACAAACGGGCGCCTCCGCCGGGACTGACCTGGAAGAGACCGAGG GAAATATGTAAGGATCCTCGTCTGTTTGTAGATGGCATCAGCACTCGTGACTTGCACCAAGGCAGTCTGGGTAACTGCTGGATGGTGGCTGCCATTTCCTGCCTAGCATCTGAGCCATCTCTGTGGAAGAAG gtcATTCCCGACCACGTGGAACAGGAGTGGAACCCAAAACGACCTGACTTATATGCAGGAATTTTCCATTTCCGGTTCTGGCGCCTCGGTCGTTGGATGGACGTTATCGTGGACGACCGACTGCCGGTCAGTGCTGATGGCGCACTGCTCTTCTGCCGTTCGGCTACACCAAGAGAGTTTTGGAGCGCCTTGTTGGAGAAGGCCTATGCCAA GCTCAACGGCTGCTATGAGGCTCTAGAGggaggaaacactgcagaggcCCTGATTGATTTCACTGGAGGAGTTTCAGAGCCCCTGAGTCTGGATCGCGAGGCCCTCAGCCGGCACAGCGACCACAGGAGGATGTTCTTCCAGACCTTAGCCAAGGCGCATGAACGCAAGGCCCTCATCACCTGCTCCATACGG CCTGCAGAGGGGGAGACGGTGGAATCCGTGTTGGACTGCGGTCTGGTGCGAGGCCACGCTTACGGGATCACAGCGGTGAGGAAGTTGCGGCTGGGGGAGAGGCTGCTGAAGACAGGCGAGGCGTCCCGACTCTTCATGGTGCGAATGAGGAACCCATGGGGGACCACAGACTGGACGGGTGCCTGGAGTCAGAG GTCGCAGCAGTGGCAACAGATGAGTcgtgcagagagggagaagatggGTCTTGTTGTTCGAGACGTTGGGGAGTTCTg GATGGATTTCGAGGATTTCTGTCACTACTTCACAGACGTGGTGGTGTGCCGGCTGGTGGAGAGAGCTCTGCTGTGGCCGAGCTCTCACTGGAGAGAGGCGCGATGCTACGGAGAGTGGACCCCAGCCCCCTCCACCCCTGGATCACCTCAGTCTACCGTCCTCCACAGCAACTACCCGCTGACTCTGGGTAAGAGCAACGTCAAACCCGGAGGGACCGAGCGGAGAGGGAACCGGAAGGAGGCCCGACTCGGGGAGAGTCagcaggagggaaggaggagaggaaggtgcGAGAGGGATAAGGATGCGAAAAAAGCGATAAAGGAGGATGACGATGGAGGGGGGAATGGAGGATGGGAGGCACAGGTGGATAAAAGGAGTCGATGTGGAGGTTGCATCAACCATAGAGAGACTTTCCTGCACAATCCACAG TTTATGTTTGAAGTGAgaagcaaagaggaggaggtgctgatctgtctgcagcaggaggacaggaggatACAGAGGAAagacggaggaggagaaaacCTGCCCATCGGCTTCGAGGTGCTGAAG GTGGAGGTGAACCGCTGCAGCCGGGTGCAGTGTGTGGTGGAGCAGGCGGCCAGCTCCGTCTACATGGATTCCCGCAGTGTGACACTGAGGGCGACCCTGGCTCCGGGACGCTACGTGGTGCTGCCCACCACCTTCCTGCCGGGCGCGACCGGACGCTTCCTGCTACGACTCTTCTCCCATTCCCCCGTCAGACTCAG GGAGTTGAGGGAGGATTTGCCGTCTCCCTCTGTGTTCCAGTGTTTTCTACCTCAACCCACAGTGGTGACCACAGTCCATCTCCGCAGGGCGTCCGGCCTCAGTCCTCCCAAACAGACAG CTCCAGATGTTTATGCCGTAGTGCGATGTGAGAACGACACCATCAGGACACGGGTGTTCAAGGCGGAGGGAAACCCCGAGTTCAACCTGAGAGCCATCTTCTACAGGAGAtaccctgacacacacatctctgtaGAG CTGTGGAGCAGAGGTCTGCTGTGGGACTCGGTGCTCGGCACCGCTCGACTCCAGACGGCACTGTCCGAGAGGAGCCGGAGCCACGTGATCGATCTACGAGGCGGCCAGTTCCGTTCAGGACACAGAGGCTGTGTCTATGTTGAGACGTCCTCCAGCGTCTGCCTCACAGACTTGTGA
- the LOC127143255 gene encoding transmembrane protein 272, protein MSNTGLIRHIRSPPQPPGPILGCSKLFLCIMPIAQIAIGSVYLHDCPRQRYVPIYLIVVGTFGLVLALLSCLPCAQEPKDGTSNPLSQVCTVWNSLTSFFLFCWFIAGNVWIYSIYEPNYNKNTTTVDSYCNRTVYLFAFWTTTLVYILLGLFLVGGCCVLFCFFLCGRADPGRQRLGTSSDKSEADRFSLPLLTSRLLLKLLAVLWTQA, encoded by the exons ATGTCAAACACTGGTCTCATTCGACACATCCGCAGCCCTCCTCAGCCCCCAGGGCCGATACTAG gaTGTTCAAAGTTGTTTCTTTGCATAATGCCTATTGCTCAGATTGCAATTG GGTCGGTGTATTTACATGACTGTCCGCGGCAGCGCTACGTCCCCATCTACTTGATAGTAGTGGGAACGTTTGGCCTGGTGCTGGCGCTGCTCTCCTGCCTGCCCTGCGCTCAGGAGCCCAAAGATGGCACCTCCAACCCGCTCAGTCAAGTCTGCACGGTCTGGAACTCGCTGacatctttcttcctcttctgctggTTCATCGCTG GTAATGTGTGGATCTACTCTATTTACGAGCCCAACTACAACAAGAACACAACGACTGTGGACTCTTACTGCAATAGAACGGTCTACTTGTTTGCCTTCTGGACCACCACTCTGGTCTACATCCTCTTGGGTCTGTTCCTGGTAGGCGGCTGCTGCGTTCTCTTCTGCTTCTTTCTGTGTGGCCGAGCCGACCCCGGACGACAACGTCTAGGGACTTCCTCAGACAAAAGCGAGGCAGACAGGTTCTCGTTGCCACTGCTCACATCGCGTTTGCTGCTGAAGCTGTTAGCTGTTCTCTGGACCCAGGCTTGA
- the LOC127143256 gene encoding transmembrane protein 272 codes for MSESAVFERIPKPPKPPKETIACSQVIMLVLPIAQLIIGAMYLHDCPRQPYIPIYLIVMGVICLVLNWLPTMPCFPCVIKYREAWGCFLFLYLIFLSCWFITGNVWIYSIYEPSYNETLTGMDTYCNKTLYLFAFWSTTIFYILLLGFIVLSICCPMFCACCLCCSAHTPDST; via the exons ATGTCAGAGAGTGCCGTATTTGAACGCATCCCCAAACCTCCTAAACCTCCAAAAGAAACAATTG CATGTTCCCAGGTCATTATGTTGGTTTTGCCCATTGCTCAACTCATAATAG GAGCGATGTACCTACATGACTGCCCAAGGCAGCCCTACATCCCCATCTATTTGATAGTAATGGGAGTCATCTGCCTAGTGCTGAATTGGCTCCCCACCATGCCATGCTTCCCTTGTGTCATTAAATACAGAGAGGCCTGGGGCTGCTTCTTGTTCCTCtacctcatcttcctctcctgctgGTTCATCACTG GGAATGTGTGGATCTACTCCATCTATGAACCGAGCTACAATGAAACACTGACTGGCATGGACACCTACTGCAACAAGACACTCTACCTGTTTGCCTTCTGGTCCACCACCATTTTCTATATCCTACTTCTAGGTTTCATCGTTCTATCCATTTGTTGCCCTATGTTCTGTGCTTGTTGCTTGTGCTGTTCTGCTCACACGCCTGATTCTACCTAG
- the pcolceb gene encoding procollagen C-endopeptidase enhancer b — translation MEDRVWTVCLLVILTLGWTEAQSQSNFTRPVFHCGGHLVTDSGIVASEGFPSYYKPNSKCTWYITVPEGHVVMLSFRLFDMEADPTCRYDYLDVYNGHTRLVQKLGRFCGTFRPGALISTSNTMMLEMVSDDATGGRGFLASFAAGKPHVEENQFCGGRLTKEQGSVRTPNWPNSNYPAGISCSWHISVEPNNVIEVKFEKLDLEPDTYCRYDYVALFNGGERDNSRRIGKFCGDRPPGTIVTNGNELLVQFVSDLSITSDGFMAHYSSVPRGSRRPTAGGDFIFSPQTTSMPQKTPVRPSKPTKPPPKPKPTPQPKPTKKTLVKKPPVRKPTKPVVKPTAKPKPARPTPKVPVKKPAPKPGAKPTPKPKFIKPTLKPSIKAKPTRKPIVKTKPTSKPAVKPVKPTPKSGVKPTVKPKATPKPGLSKTVTKKPVVSKKPLPLNPLCTQPCKRTGTLQSSFCPHDFVITGKVTSLTAGQGGSATIEVSLIKAYKLGRLNITKSGPIMSVTLTSTCKRCPGITKGMNYVLMGKVDQQGNGLLSPSSFTLLYKPIHAKALASLSRKSC, via the exons ATGGAGGACAGGGTGTGGACTGTGTGCCTTCTCGTCATTTTGACTCTGGGATGGACGGAGGCTCAGAGTCAGAGCAACTTCACCAG gCCTGTCTTCCACTGTGGAGGCCACCTGGTCACAGACTCGGGCATCGTGGCCAGTGAAGGTTTCCCCAGCTACTACAAACCCAACAGTAAATGCACCTGGTACATCACT GTCCCAGAGGGTCATGTGGTCATGCTGTCTTTCCGCCTCTTTGACATGGAGGCCGACCCCACCTGTCGGTACGACTACCTGGACGTCTACAACGGTCACACCCGCTTGGTGCAAAAGCTGGGCCGGTTCTGCGGCACGTTCAGGCCCGGCGCCCTCATCTCCACTTCCAACACCATGATGCTGGAGATGGTGTCGGACGACGCCACCGGGGGACGAGGCTTTCTGGCTTCCTTCGCCGCAGGGAAGCCACATGTGGAAG AGAATCAGTTCTGTGGAGGACGGCTGACCAAAGAGCAGGGCTCTGTCAGGACGCCCAACTGGCCCAACTCTAATTACCCAGCAGGCATCAGCTGCTCCTGGCACATCTCTGTAGAGCCGAACAAC GTGATTGAGGTGAAGTTTGAGAAGCTGGACTTAGAGCCGGACACGTACTGTCGCTACGACTATGTGGCGTTGTTtaatggaggagagagggacaaCTCAAGAAGAATTGGAAAATTCTGTGGAGACAGGCCACCAGG AACAATAGTGACCAATGGGAATGAGCTGCTTGTCCAGTTCGTCTCTGACCTCAGCATAACCTCAGATGGCTTCATGGCCCACTACTCCAGCGTGCCACGTGGGTCTCGAAGACCCACAGCTGGGGGAGATTTCATCTTCAGTCCTCAGACGACCTCCATGCCACAAAAAACACCAGTGAGGCCGAGCAAACCCACCAAACCACCCCCCAAACCTAAACCTACTCCCCAGCCTAAGCCCACGAAAAAAACACTGGTGAAGAAACCTCCAGTGCGCAAACCTACCAAGCCTGTAGTCAAGCCCACGGCTAAACCCAAACCAGCTAGACCCACACCTAAGGTACCTGTGAAGAAGCCCGCACCTAAACCTGGAGCTAAACCAACACCCAAACCTAAGTTTATCAAGCCAACGCTCAAACCAAGCATCAAGGCTAAACCCACACGTAAGCCTATAGTGAAGACCAAGCCCACCTCAAAACCTGCAGTCAAACCAGTAAAGCCAACTCCCAAGAGTGGAGTTAAACCAACAGTTAAACCTAAAGCGACACCTAAACCAGGACTAAGCAAGACAGTGACGAAGAAGCCCGTTGTGAGCAAGAAAC CTTTACCACTGAACCCACTGTGTACACAACCCTGTAAGAGGACAGGAACTCTCCAGTCCAGCTTCTGCCCTCATGACTTTG TGATTACGGGTAAGGTCACATCTCTTACTGCTGGTCAGGGGGGCTCAGCAACAATCGAGGTGTCCCTGATCAAGGCCTACAAGTTAGGACGCCTCAATATCACCAAATCAGGACCCATCATGTCAGTCACACTGACCTCCACCTGCAAGAGGTGCCCTGGGATAACCAAAG GCATGAATTACGTGTTGATGGGAAAAGTTGATCAACAGGGCAACGGCCTCCTCAGCCCCTCCAGCTTCACTCTCCTCTACAAGCCCATCCATGCCAAAGCACTGGCCAGCCTTTCACGCAAATCATGCTGA